Proteins from a single region of Dysosmobacter acutus:
- the cls gene encoding cardiolipin synthase, protein MKKHDIIVSKIIYIALFVTIQLAILIFMFIYFWDKFAYFYFFCILLSIVATVHILNSDSNPSFKIAWLIPILLLPIFGGLLYLLFGKYRFTKREKQTSAAIQRQWRKAGTAVPNAMEQLEQESPEAALHARYILRASGTPPFDHTQTEYFPIGEAMYAAMLRELESAGKFIFLEYFIVEEGVMWDGILDILERKVRQGVDVRVMYDDLGCLFTLPHGYVKTLRQKGIRACVFNPFNSILSPRFNNRDHRKICVIDGNVGFTGGINLADEYINEFPKYGHWKDTALLLRGQGVWSLTTLFLSIWDMTTGDQDDFARYQPTLAPEDVPSDGYVQPYADMPMDSELVGESVYLNIISRAREYIYITTPYLILDNETLSALKLAARSGVDVRIITPHIPDKKLVFFLTRSYYEPLQKAGVRIYEYTPGFMHAKTFVSDDQYGVVGTINLDYRSLYLHLECASWLYRSSAVEKIKQDFLLTLSSCQEVGSFGPLSLPKRLFLSVLRAFAPLV, encoded by the coding sequence TTGAAAAAACATGACATCATCGTGAGCAAGATCATCTATATTGCTCTGTTTGTGACCATTCAGCTGGCGATCCTGATCTTCATGTTTATCTATTTCTGGGATAAATTTGCCTACTTTTATTTCTTCTGCATCCTTTTGTCCATTGTGGCCACTGTCCATATCCTCAACAGCGACAGCAACCCAAGCTTCAAGATCGCCTGGCTGATCCCCATATTGCTGCTTCCGATCTTCGGCGGGCTGCTGTACCTTCTCTTTGGAAAGTACCGCTTTACCAAGCGGGAAAAGCAGACGTCGGCCGCTATCCAGCGTCAGTGGCGCAAGGCCGGCACGGCGGTTCCCAACGCCATGGAGCAGCTGGAACAGGAGTCTCCGGAGGCGGCGCTCCATGCCCGGTACATCCTTCGCGCCTCCGGCACGCCGCCCTTTGACCACACCCAGACCGAATACTTCCCCATCGGCGAGGCCATGTACGCCGCCATGCTGCGGGAGCTGGAATCCGCCGGCAAGTTCATCTTCCTTGAGTATTTTATTGTGGAAGAGGGCGTCATGTGGGACGGCATTCTGGATATATTAGAACGCAAGGTCCGCCAAGGCGTCGACGTCCGGGTGATGTACGACGATCTGGGCTGCCTCTTTACCCTGCCCCACGGGTATGTCAAGACCCTCCGCCAAAAGGGGATCCGCGCTTGTGTGTTCAACCCCTTCAACAGCATCCTCTCTCCCCGCTTCAACAACCGGGACCACCGGAAGATCTGCGTCATTGACGGCAACGTGGGCTTCACCGGAGGCATCAACCTGGCGGATGAGTATATCAATGAATTCCCCAAGTACGGCCACTGGAAGGACACGGCCCTCCTCCTGCGGGGCCAAGGCGTCTGGAGCCTGACCACGCTGTTCCTCTCCATCTGGGACATGACCACCGGGGATCAGGACGACTTTGCCCGCTATCAGCCCACTCTCGCCCCCGAGGATGTCCCCAGTGACGGATACGTCCAGCCCTATGCGGATATGCCCATGGACAGTGAGCTGGTGGGTGAGAGCGTATATCTCAACATCATCTCCCGGGCCAGGGAGTATATTTACATCACTACCCCTTACCTGATCTTGGACAATGAAACCCTCTCCGCCCTGAAGCTGGCCGCCCGCAGCGGCGTGGATGTGCGGATCATCACGCCCCACATCCCGGATAAGAAGCTCGTCTTCTTCCTCACCCGCTCCTATTATGAGCCGCTGCAAAAGGCGGGGGTGCGGATCTACGAATATACACCGGGATTCATGCACGCCAAGACCTTTGTATCCGACGACCAGTACGGCGTGGTGGGCACCATCAATCTGGATTACCGCAGCCTGTACCTCCACCTCGAATGCGCCTCCTGGCTCTACCGCTCCAGTGCGGTGGAGAAGATCAAGCAGGACTTTCTGCTGACCCTGAGTTCCTGTCAGGAGGTGGGGTCCTTTGGCCCGCTGTCCCTGCCCAAACGGCTCTTCCTCAGCGTCCTGCGGGCGTTTGCGCCCCTGGTATAA
- a CDS encoding 2-hydroxycarboxylate transporter family protein gives MAKEKWYQFKKVDAIFGIPVKFFVPVALIIIAAGRLGWVPSDLFITAFALVMAVGGILSWIGEVTPILKSIGGKLLLPLLGASMLVKKGVLSEIFSTSADLFTQNGFQMFFVAAVVAGAILATDSRFLKACVIRYIPVLLISQVFAIGFSFLAAKLTGRSVYEAIFFVAAPCMTGGTSGAISTLPALYSSVLGADMTGMAAQLYAVALLGTYLSLIMAIIMNILAKKFPKAMGNGNGEILRNESPALQEAKKTAVVYEQSSSDYGDLMGGVFIACAFMVLGSIFNHFISAIVYIAWTLIIIVILKIFNLVPDKFCRQAYYFSNMSQKYVVIILTTCIGMGSSSGGGMSSALQLSNVVIIVLAILGAVVGAGVGAKLFGLYRYESSLTAAICACNIGASGDVQTCYVCDRMELLPYATISTRIGGAMMLVEISILFPIVARAAGIIA, from the coding sequence ATGGCAAAAGAGAAATGGTACCAATTTAAAAAAGTAGATGCGATCTTCGGTATTCCGGTCAAGTTCTTTGTCCCCGTCGCGCTGATCATAATTGCGGCCGGTCGTTTGGGTTGGGTCCCTTCGGATCTTTTTATCACCGCTTTCGCCCTGGTCATGGCGGTGGGCGGCATTCTCAGCTGGATCGGTGAAGTCACGCCGATTCTCAAATCAATTGGCGGCAAATTGCTTCTCCCTTTGCTTGGTGCATCCATGCTTGTCAAAAAAGGTGTTTTGAGTGAGATTTTCAGCACTTCCGCCGACCTTTTCACCCAGAACGGTTTTCAGATGTTCTTCGTGGCGGCTGTGGTGGCGGGCGCGATTCTTGCGACGGACAGCCGCTTTTTAAAAGCCTGCGTGATCCGCTACATCCCGGTTCTTCTGATTTCCCAAGTCTTTGCCATTGGCTTCAGCTTCCTTGCGGCAAAGCTCACCGGCCGCTCCGTATATGAGGCGATCTTTTTTGTTGCAGCGCCCTGCATGACCGGCGGCACCTCCGGCGCGATCTCTACTTTGCCGGCGCTGTACTCTTCAGTTTTGGGGGCCGATATGACCGGCATGGCAGCGCAGCTCTACGCGGTAGCGCTGCTTGGCACATACCTCTCTTTGATTATGGCGATCATCATGAATATTCTTGCAAAGAAATTTCCAAAAGCAATGGGCAACGGCAATGGGGAAATCCTTCGCAATGAATCCCCCGCGCTGCAGGAGGCAAAGAAAACCGCCGTTGTCTATGAGCAGTCTTCTTCAGACTATGGAGATTTGATGGGCGGCGTTTTCATTGCCTGCGCATTCATGGTGCTTGGCTCCATTTTCAACCACTTCATTTCCGCCATCGTCTATATCGCCTGGACGCTCATCATTATCGTTATCTTGAAGATATTCAACCTGGTTCCTGATAAGTTCTGCCGTCAGGCGTATTATTTCAGCAACATGTCGCAAAAGTATGTGGTGATCATATTGACCACCTGCATTGGCATGGGTTCCTCTTCCGGCGGCGGTATGAGTTCCGCGCTCCAGCTTTCCAATGTCGTCATCATCGTCCTTGCCATTCTCGGCGCGGTCGTGGGGGCAGGCGTCGGCGCCAAGCTTTTCGGTCTCTATCGTTACGAGTCGTCCTTGACCGCCGCGATCTGCGCCTGCAACATTGGAGCTTCCGGCGATGTACAGACCTGCTACGTCTGCGACCGTATGGAGCTTTTGCCTTACGCCACCATTTCCACACGCATCGGCGGTGCGATGATGCTTGTTGAGATCAGCATTCTGTTTCCCATTGTGGCCCGTGCCGCCGGTATCATCGCCTGA
- a CDS encoding M42 family metallopeptidase — MKETLHALTELPAPPGFEGLVKSYIESRLQKAGVRDLFTDNLGNLCARISGTEENAPVLHLDAHMDEPCFIVRYIDEGGHVFVAPLGYMADNLLMGQRVSILTKTGAVKGGFGVNSFHSSGAGEKGSIISQEDLWIDIGARDREAALESGVKPGMPVVFDEPFIELLSGNVMAKAFDDRVGCAVVLKALERLAQHPPRSTILASFTVQEELILRGSNTVYNGFRKFFHTTPDVCLVYDICSCGDVPYAKRQKAPLVLGKGPAIKLYDKSAVSHFAHVVPWQVVEYLESGCAALSLPYQYDLLSGCTNADQFALDGTGVLTGGISIPCRYTHSAVEIVNLSDAEQAVELTCYAAEHLWERFSRSF, encoded by the coding sequence ATGAAAGAGACTCTGCATGCTCTGACCGAGCTTCCCGCCCCTCCCGGCTTTGAAGGGCTGGTAAAATCCTATATTGAAAGCCGACTGCAAAAGGCGGGGGTCCGGGACCTGTTTACCGACAATTTGGGAAACCTCTGCGCCCGGATTTCAGGGACTGAGGAAAACGCCCCCGTCCTTCACCTGGACGCCCACATGGATGAGCCCTGTTTCATCGTCCGCTACATCGATGAAGGCGGCCACGTGTTTGTCGCTCCCCTGGGCTATATGGCGGACAACCTGCTCATGGGGCAGCGGGTCTCCATCCTGACCAAAACCGGCGCCGTCAAGGGCGGATTCGGCGTCAACTCCTTCCACTCCTCCGGTGCCGGAGAAAAGGGCAGCATCATATCCCAGGAGGACCTGTGGATTGACATCGGCGCCCGGGACCGTGAGGCCGCCCTGGAGAGCGGGGTCAAGCCGGGGATGCCCGTGGTATTCGACGAGCCCTTTATTGAACTTCTCTCCGGAAATGTCATGGCCAAAGCCTTTGATGACCGGGTGGGCTGCGCGGTGGTGCTGAAGGCGCTGGAGCGGCTTGCCCAGCACCCGCCCCGCAGCACGATCCTTGCCTCCTTCACCGTTCAGGAGGAACTGATCCTGCGGGGAAGCAACACGGTTTACAACGGCTTCCGGAAGTTTTTCCACACCACCCCGGATGTCTGCCTTGTCTACGACATCTGCTCCTGCGGAGATGTCCCCTATGCCAAGCGGCAAAAAGCACCTCTTGTCCTTGGCAAGGGGCCGGCCATCAAGCTCTATGACAAGAGCGCCGTCAGCCATTTTGCCCACGTGGTTCCCTGGCAGGTGGTGGAGTATCTTGAGAGTGGCTGCGCGGCGCTGTCTCTTCCCTACCAGTACGACCTGCTCTCCGGGTGCACCAACGCCGACCAGTTCGCCCTGGATGGCACCGGAGTCCTCACCGGCGGAATCTCCATCCCCTGCCGCTACACCCACAGTGCGGTGGAGATTGTCAACCTCTCCGACGCGGAACAGGCGGTGGAGCTGACCTGCTATGCGGCGGAGCATCTGTGGGAGCGCTTCTCCCGTTCATTCTGA
- the acrA gene encoding acryloyl-CoA reductase electron transfer subunit beta has product MATFNNTDLAAFKDVWVFCEQRQGKLMPTDFELISEGRKLADELGVKLCGLLLGDNVEGLAKELGGYGADEVIVCESPLLNVYTTDAYAKVICDVIEERKPEAFLIGATNIGRDLGPRCAARLHTGLCADCTHLDVDMDIYKDFLRESSTLAPEKVDGMKTAKVLGEDHDVSRDLKMTRPAFGGHLMATIICPRFRPTMATVRPGVMKKAPFDQAKADACKITKPVVKLTEDDIDTEVVEVVKAAKKLVDLIGADFIVSVGRGISKDVEGGIKLAEELAAELGGVVGGSRATIDSGWLSADHQVGQTGKTVHPKVYVALGISGAIQHKAGMQDSECIIAVNKNETAPIFEIADYGICGDLFKVAPMLTEAIRAAKAAK; this is encoded by the coding sequence ATGGCTACTTTTAATAATACGGATCTTGCTGCTTTCAAGGATGTATGGGTCTTTTGTGAGCAGCGCCAGGGCAAATTGATGCCCACTGACTTTGAGTTGATCTCCGAAGGCCGTAAGCTTGCTGACGAGCTTGGCGTGAAGCTCTGCGGACTGCTGTTGGGCGACAATGTCGAGGGCCTGGCCAAAGAGCTTGGCGGCTATGGCGCCGACGAGGTGATCGTCTGCGAAAGCCCCCTGCTGAACGTCTACACCACCGACGCCTATGCCAAGGTGATCTGTGACGTGATTGAGGAAAGAAAGCCTGAGGCGTTCCTGATCGGCGCCACCAACATCGGCCGTGACTTGGGTCCCCGCTGCGCGGCCCGTCTGCACACCGGCCTGTGCGCCGACTGCACCCACCTGGACGTGGACATGGACATCTACAAGGACTTCCTGAGAGAGAGCTCCACTCTCGCTCCTGAGAAGGTCGACGGCATGAAGACCGCCAAGGTCTTGGGCGAGGACCACGATGTGTCCCGCGACCTGAAGATGACCCGTCCCGCCTTCGGCGGCCACCTGATGGCCACCATCATCTGCCCCCGCTTCCGTCCCACCATGGCCACGGTGCGTCCGGGCGTTATGAAGAAGGCTCCCTTTGATCAGGCCAAGGCCGACGCCTGCAAGATCACCAAGCCCGTCGTGAAGCTGACTGAGGACGATATCGACACCGAGGTCGTCGAGGTAGTCAAAGCCGCCAAGAAGCTGGTCGATCTGATCGGCGCGGACTTCATCGTCTCCGTGGGCCGCGGCATCTCCAAGGATGTTGAGGGCGGCATCAAGCTGGCTGAGGAATTGGCCGCCGAATTGGGCGGCGTTGTGGGCGGCTCCCGTGCCACCATCGACTCCGGCTGGCTGAGCGCTGATCATCAGGTGGGCCAGACCGGCAAGACCGTCCATCCCAAGGTCTATGTTGCTCTGGGCATTTCCGGCGCTATCCAGCATAAGGCCGGCATGCAGGATTCCGAGTGCATCATCGCGGTCAACAAGAATGAGACCGCGCCCATCTTTGAGATTGCCGACTACGGCATCTGCGGCGACCTCTTCAAGGTTGCTCCCATGCTGACGGAAGCGATCCGCGCGGCAAAGGCTGCAAAGTAA
- the acrB gene encoding acryloyl-CoA reductase electron transfer subunit gamma yields the protein MKIIVCVKQVPDTSGKVAVNPDGTLDRASMQTITNPDDLNAVEAALKLKDETGCKVVVVTMGPPPAEGMLREILARGADEAVLVSAREFGGSDTYATSQILASAINRIGLEQDDVVMCGRQAIDGDTAQVGPQIAEKLHLPQVTYAAEIHKAGNAITVKRMLEDGYMTIKVKTPCLLTCIKELNEPRYMSVSGVFEAYSKPMEVFNYETLKDDPLIDPTTIGLKGSPTNILTSFTPPLKGAGVMLEGADKETCDKLAGLLAKKHII from the coding sequence ATGAAAATTATTGTTTGTGTAAAGCAGGTTCCCGATACCTCCGGAAAGGTTGCCGTGAACCCCGATGGTACTCTGGACCGCGCGTCCATGCAGACCATCACCAACCCCGATGACCTGAACGCGGTGGAGGCCGCCCTGAAGCTGAAGGATGAGACCGGCTGCAAGGTGGTTGTGGTCACCATGGGCCCCCCGCCCGCAGAGGGCATGCTGCGTGAGATCCTGGCCCGCGGCGCCGACGAGGCCGTTCTGGTTTCCGCCCGCGAGTTCGGCGGCAGCGACACCTACGCCACCTCTCAGATTCTGGCTTCCGCCATCAACCGCATCGGTCTGGAGCAGGATGACGTCGTGATGTGCGGCCGTCAGGCCATCGACGGCGATACCGCCCAGGTCGGTCCCCAGATCGCCGAGAAGCTGCATCTGCCCCAGGTTACTTACGCTGCCGAGATCCACAAGGCCGGCAACGCCATCACCGTCAAGCGCATGCTGGAAGACGGCTACATGACCATCAAGGTGAAGACTCCCTGCCTGCTGACCTGCATCAAGGAGCTCAACGAGCCCCGCTACATGAGCGTGTCCGGCGTATTCGAGGCCTATTCCAAGCCCATGGAGGTCTTCAACTATGAGACGCTGAAGGACGATCCCCTGATCGATCCCACCACCATCGGCCTGAAGGGCTCTCCCACCAACATCCTGACCTCCTTTACGCCGCCGCTGAAGGGTGCCGGCGTGATGCTGGAGGGCGCTGACAAGGAAACCTGTGACAAGCTGGCCGGTCTTCTGGCCAAGAAGCACATCATCTGA
- a CDS encoding hybrid sensor histidine kinase/response regulator has product MCNDNLKHLLDALTETSVYVIEAESRKLLYFNQRCRELGRGRAKLGARCCDVWPEVCANCPLAEMGTGTSSHIVCYDPLLKTTVDATANRILWDGHIPAVVITATPHRLNFEEEQGEKKVKEMYAQSLVTVFSECIIANLTKDYYVNCQKDSLWTDIPDQGSFGSENLTYSKKAVHPDDLSQFQDNFSRESMLRLFASGRRQITKRLRRLTGDGTYHMVEFTATQLERFDDQDCWCVLIYRDIQEEYLLEQKMNLDIAQLAMAAKVSYQMLISINLTQNTYRMLEYDRLHFCKAPESGCFDELVQLGISIAAPEFQTIYAETFSRQHLLEAFAQGGQSVSLELRQLGEDDQYHWTLMQVMLVPSDATDDVLVMAMSKCIDEERRRQEADLERERQSKLLLEEALQKAERASQAKSDFLSRMSHDIRTPMNAIMGMTELAQHHIQNEDRLREYLEKISDSSAHLLGLINEVLDVSKIESGTVELDESEFDLRDLVRDAVTMVQLAVQSKAQHLVVQIDQTLHSQVLGDRQRLCQVLVNLLDNASKYTAPQGEIRLLLEEVKKNTFQMGTYRFMVEDNGIGMTPEFVEHIFEPFSRADDAHKVTGTGLGMTIVQNIVSLMGGSVVVESEYGRGSRFTITLSLAQAAASPAQAAPASYEEVSLTGVRILLAEDNALNQQIALEMLKLLGVEVEIAEDGRQAVEAVLHHPPFYYDAVFMDIRMPNLNGYEATRQIRDSHLDGINELPIIAMTADAFAEDVRKTKLSGLNGHLMKPISIEQLRNTLVQCIQWKRRNHPAPQS; this is encoded by the coding sequence ATGTGCAACGACAATCTGAAGCATCTTCTGGATGCGTTGACGGAAACCTCCGTCTATGTAATCGAAGCGGAAAGCCGGAAACTGCTGTATTTTAACCAGCGCTGCCGGGAGCTTGGACGCGGGCGCGCCAAACTTGGAGCAAGGTGCTGCGACGTCTGGCCGGAAGTGTGCGCCAACTGTCCGCTGGCGGAGATGGGCACCGGAACCTCCAGCCACATCGTCTGCTATGATCCCCTGCTGAAAACCACGGTGGACGCCACAGCCAACCGCATCCTCTGGGACGGGCATATCCCGGCCGTCGTGATCACTGCCACTCCCCACAGGCTCAACTTTGAGGAGGAGCAGGGGGAGAAAAAGGTCAAAGAAATGTACGCGCAGAGTTTGGTAACTGTATTCAGCGAGTGTATCATTGCAAACCTGACAAAGGATTACTATGTAAATTGTCAAAAGGACTCGCTGTGGACAGACATACCGGACCAGGGCAGCTTTGGATCTGAAAATCTCACCTATTCCAAAAAGGCAGTCCATCCGGACGACCTCTCTCAATTTCAGGACAATTTTTCAAGAGAATCCATGCTGCGTCTGTTCGCCAGCGGCCGCAGGCAGATAACAAAGCGCCTCCGCCGTCTGACCGGCGACGGCACCTATCACATGGTGGAGTTTACCGCCACGCAGTTAGAGCGGTTCGACGATCAGGACTGCTGGTGTGTTTTGATCTACAGGGACATTCAGGAGGAGTATCTGCTGGAACAGAAGATGAACCTGGACATCGCCCAGTTGGCCATGGCCGCCAAGGTCTCCTACCAGATGCTGATCTCCATCAATCTGACGCAAAATACTTACCGCATGCTGGAATACGACCGCCTTCACTTCTGTAAGGCGCCTGAATCCGGCTGTTTTGATGAGTTGGTGCAATTGGGAATCTCTATCGCCGCCCCGGAATTTCAGACCATATATGCTGAAACGTTTTCAAGGCAGCACCTGCTGGAGGCCTTTGCCCAGGGCGGGCAGTCCGTCTCCCTTGAGCTGCGGCAGCTTGGAGAGGACGACCAGTATCATTGGACCCTTATGCAGGTGATGCTGGTTCCAAGCGACGCCACGGACGACGTTCTTGTGATGGCCATGTCCAAGTGCATCGACGAAGAGCGCCGGCGGCAGGAAGCAGACCTGGAGCGGGAGCGGCAGAGCAAGCTGCTGCTGGAGGAGGCCCTGCAAAAGGCGGAGCGGGCCAGCCAAGCAAAAAGCGACTTTCTCTCCCGCATGAGCCATGATATCCGCACCCCGATGAACGCCATTATGGGGATGACCGAGCTGGCGCAGCACCACATTCAAAATGAGGACAGGCTCCGGGAGTATTTGGAAAAAATATCCGATTCCAGCGCCCACCTTCTGGGGCTCATCAACGAGGTATTGGATGTCAGCAAAATTGAAAGCGGCACGGTGGAACTGGATGAGTCGGAGTTCGACCTCCGCGATCTGGTGCGGGACGCCGTGACAATGGTGCAGCTGGCCGTCCAGTCCAAGGCTCAGCATCTTGTGGTGCAGATCGATCAAACGCTTCACAGTCAGGTGCTGGGGGATAGACAGCGGCTCTGTCAGGTGCTGGTCAACCTGTTGGACAATGCCTCCAAGTACACGGCCCCACAGGGAGAAATCCGTCTCCTGCTGGAGGAGGTCAAGAAAAACACCTTCCAGATGGGAACCTATCGCTTTATGGTGGAGGACAACGGCATCGGGATGACGCCGGAGTTTGTAGAGCATATTTTCGAGCCTTTCAGCCGGGCCGACGATGCCCATAAAGTGACCGGCACCGGCCTTGGGATGACCATTGTCCAGAATATCGTCTCCCTGATGGGCGGCTCCGTTGTGGTGGAGAGCGAGTATGGCCGCGGCTCCCGGTTTACCATCACCCTCTCTCTTGCCCAGGCAGCCGCTTCCCCGGCCCAGGCGGCTCCGGCCTCCTATGAAGAGGTCTCCCTTACAGGAGTCCGTATTCTGCTGGCGGAGGACAATGCCCTCAATCAGCAAATCGCCTTGGAGATGCTGAAGCTGCTTGGTGTGGAAGTGGAGATAGCGGAAGACGGACGCCAGGCGGTGGAGGCGGTTCTCCACCATCCCCCCTTTTATTATGATGCCGTTTTCATGGACATCCGCATGCCCAACCTGAACGGCTATGAGGCCACCCGTCAAATCCGGGACAGCCACCTGGACGGCATCAACGAGCTGCCCATCATCGCCATGACCGCCGACGCCTTTGCGGAGGATGTCAGGAAGACCAAGCTTTCCGGATTGAACGGCCACCTGATGAAGCCCATCTCCATAGAGCAGCTGCGCAATACGCTGGTTCAGTGTATCCAGTGGAAGCGGCGGAACCATCCCGCTCCACAATCATAA